CGCCCCCCTGCTGGCTGAGCATCCAGGTGCGCCCGCTCGGCTGTTCGACCATCAGGGTGATCTCGGTCGCCCCGCTTTCCGAGATCACCCTGGCCGGCAGCACCTGGTAGCTCATGCCGGGCGCGGCCCAGCCCGCCGGGAGCAAGGCGAGTCCCGTGACGGCCACCAGCATCCGCTGCCAGTTCCGACGCCGCTGATGTTGTTTCTGTTTCACCATGTCGTACCCATGAAATTGGCTTTGCCCTTGCCGATCCCGTTCGGGTGCCGGGATCGCGATTTCATTGTGCAAGTCATATTCCAATTCTGTCGTCTGCGGCAGCAGTATCAGGAATCCCTTGTCGGTTAAATGCTTATGGCGACTCACCGGACCGCGAGCCGCGTTGGAGCGCGTGAGCGGGCACCGTCGCTTCAGCACTCGTCAAGAATGCGGCAGCGTTTCAACCCGGATTGCCGGGATACCGGCGCAGCTGGATCACTGCCGCGCACGGCGGCCGCGGCCGGAGGCGCGCGAACACGGCCCGCCTCGCGCCTTGACCTTTGTCAGTTCCCCGGGACGGGCAGGGGTGCAGCATGTCTGCACCGGCCTGGCCGTTGCCGTCAGGCACGCACACGGAGGAAACGTCAATGACACAGAATGCACCCACATCCCGGGACCCGCATCCGCCCCGGCTGTTGCGCCATGAGGATCTGCCCCAGGTGTCCAACGCCGAAATGAACGCGGTGCATGAAGACGAGATCGATCTGCTCAACGAAGTGCTCGTACTACTGCCGCAGGCAGCGACATACGCCGAGGCCAGGCACGCACTGGACTACCGGCTGCAGGCACTGCACGAGCACATGCGCACCCACTTCTCCCGTGAAGAGGAACTCATGCGCCAGTACGGTTTCCCGGTCTATCCGGTTCACAAGGGCGAACACGACCGGGTCTATGCCGAACTGGAGCAGGTCATCGCGGACTGGCAGACACACAGCGATATGGCGGCATTGCGGCACTACATCCACGAGGTATTCCCGTCCTGGCTGTTCCAGCACATCGCCAGTATGGACCAGGTCACGGCCCGGTTCCTGGCCGAGGTCATGCAGAGCCGGAAATAGACACAAGCGCCGACGCCTTGTCGGCCAGACCGGCGGCGACCTGTCGCTGGCGCAGACGTTGGCAATGCCGTACCCGACGGCATAGAATCGAACCGGCATGAAGCGACTCAACTTTCCCTGGATCGCCGCCGGCATCGGCATCGTCCTGGCCTTCGCCCTGCTGCACGGCGGCGCCGCCGAACCGGCAGGCGCGGCCCGGCTGCCCACGCTCACGCTGCTGTTCATGAGCGAGTTCGGGTTT
This sequence is a window from Thiohalobacter thiocyanaticus. Protein-coding genes within it:
- a CDS encoding bacteriohemerythrin, with product MTQNAPTSRDPHPPRLLRHEDLPQVSNAEMNAVHEDEIDLLNEVLVLLPQAATYAEARHALDYRLQALHEHMRTHFSREEELMRQYGFPVYPVHKGEHDRVYAELEQVIADWQTHSDMAALRHYIHEVFPSWLFQHIASMDQVTARFLAEVMQSRK